A window from Saprospiraceae bacterium encodes these proteins:
- a CDS encoding GntR family transcriptional regulator, producing the protein MTQLGKINTLTIVKHVEFGVYLDGQNLGEILMPKRYVTSDMKDGDEVTVMVYLDGEERYVATTEGPLAQVGDFAWLKVNKIENAGAFLDWGLSKELLVPFSEQKIKMEEGRSYLVYVYIDKVTDRITASMKLEKFFTVGTPPFVKNEPVDIIVWTPTEIGYKAIVNGKYQGVLYKNEVFKKLSTGQKMKAFIKKVREDGKIDLVLDQPGYEKIDSTAQSIMTLLTKAGGFLPYNDKTDPEVIYRIFGISKKAFKQSIGNLFKQRIITISETGIELVK; encoded by the coding sequence ATGACACAACTCGGTAAAATCAATACTTTAACTATCGTCAAACATGTGGAATTTGGAGTTTATCTGGATGGACAAAATCTAGGTGAGATTCTTATGCCAAAGAGATATGTAACATCTGACATGAAAGATGGGGATGAAGTCACTGTAATGGTCTATCTGGATGGAGAAGAGAGATATGTGGCCACTACAGAAGGGCCTCTGGCACAAGTAGGTGATTTTGCATGGCTAAAAGTCAATAAAATAGAAAACGCTGGCGCATTTTTGGACTGGGGACTTAGCAAAGAACTTTTAGTTCCATTCAGTGAACAGAAAATCAAGATGGAAGAAGGAAGATCATATCTGGTATACGTATATATCGATAAAGTGACAGATCGCATTACTGCTTCTATGAAACTCGAGAAATTTTTTACAGTTGGTACACCGCCATTTGTAAAAAATGAACCTGTGGACATCATAGTTTGGACACCGACAGAAATCGGATACAAGGCTATCGTCAATGGCAAGTATCAGGGAGTTTTGTACAAAAATGAAGTATTTAAAAAACTTTCTACCGGCCAGAAAATGAAGGCTTTTATTAAAAAAGTCAGGGAAGACGGGAAAATTGACTTAGTCTTAGATCAACCCGGCTATGAAAAGATCGATAGCACAGCCCAATCTATCATGACACTACTTACCAAAGCAGGTGGCTTTTTACCTTACAATGACAAAACTGATCCTGAAGTAATCTACAGAATTTTTGGGATCAGTAAGAAAGCCTTCAAACAAAGTATCGGCAATCTCTTCAAACAAAGGATTATTACTATTTCAGAAACAGGAATTGAATTGGTAAAATGA